In Lathamus discolor isolate bLatDis1 chromosome 1, bLatDis1.hap1, whole genome shotgun sequence, the following are encoded in one genomic region:
- the ADISSP gene encoding LOW QUALITY PROTEIN: adipose-secreted signaling protein (The sequence of the model RefSeq protein was modified relative to this genomic sequence to represent the inferred CDS: deleted 1 base in 1 codon; substituted 1 base at 1 genomic stop codon): protein MATASKGSKAKGGSVRFAPAQPPEGSHGHVHFEEQLHDSAVMVTQERDGSFLVKVGFLKILHKYEITFLLPPLRSPAGGLCPVPLPSLNLRLTGITPLPEGYSVKCEYTAHKEGVLKEELVLASEAGEGATIRVVVHSPCHGXGGAGRVWDRHHGTPMLLDGVRCIGAELEYDSEQSDWHGFD, encoded by the exons ATGGCCACGGCCAGCAAGG GCAGCAAGGCCAAGGGGGGCTCCGTGCGCTTCGCCCCGGCGCAGCCCCCCGAGGGCTCCCATGGCCACGTCCACTTCGAGGAGCAGCTCCACGACTCGGCCGTGATGGTGACGCAGGAGCGGGACGGCAGCTTCCTGGTGAAG GTGGGATTCCTGAAGATCCTGCACAAGTACGAGATCACCTtcctgctgccgccgctgcgCAGCCCGGCG GGGGGGCTGTGCCCTGTGCCCCTGCCCAGCCTCAACCTGCGCCTCACCGGCATCACCCCCCTGCCTGAAG GTTACAGCGTGAAGTGCGAGTACACGGCGCACAAGGAGGGGGTGTTGAAGGAGGAGTTGGTCCTGGCGAGTGAGGCCGGCGAAGGAGCCACCATCAGGGTCGTGGTCCACAGCCCGTGTCATGGGTAAGGGGGTGCTGGGCGGGTGTGGG ACCGGCACCACGGCACCCCGATGCTGCTGGATGGGGTGCGCTGCATCGGCGCGGAGCTGGAGTACGACTCGGAGCAGAGCGACTGGCACGGCTTCGACTAG
- the SPEF1 gene encoding sperm flagellar protein 1 isoform X2: MMAAAAADGDGAALRALYAWLDSVPLSRPRRNVARDFSDGVLAAEVVKFFLPALVQLHSYGPACSTARKLANWAHLNRKVLSELHCSLPQDELRQLAQGRPGAAERLLLRLRGRIQERLRQGQEPGAPRELSYMETGDSKAGGGCTQESPEAAGAQKQQAEQEQALLLAQETIQILQLKVRRLEELLRLKNVRIDDLSRLLREAQQR; this comes from the exons AtgatggcggcggcggcggccgacGGCGACGGGGCCGCGCTGCGGGCCCTGTACGCGTGGCTGGACTCGGTGCCGCTGTCCCGGCCGCGCAGGAACGTGGCCCGGGACTTCAGCGACGGCG TGCTGGCCGCCGAGGTGGTCAAGTTCTTCCTGCCCGCGCTGGTGCAGCTGCACAGCTACGGCCCGGCCTGCTCCACCGCGCGGAAGCTCGCCAACTGGGCGCACCTCAACCG GAAGGTGCTGAGCGAGCTCCACTGCTCCCTGCCGCAGGACGAGCTCCGGCAGCTGGCGCAGGGCCGGCCGGGCGCGGCGGAGCGGCTGCTGCTGCGCCTGCGGGGCAGGATCCAGGAGAGGCTGCGGCAGGGCCAG GAGCCGGGGGCGCCGAGAGAGCTCAGCTACATGGAGACAG GGGACTCcaaggcaggaggaggctgcaCCCAGGAGTCTCCCGAGGCTGCAGG GGCTcagaagcagcaggcagagcaggagcaggcgcTGCTCCTGGCACAGGAAACCATCCAG ATCCTGCAGCTGAAGGTGCgcaggctggaggagctgctgcgcCTCAAGAACGTGCGGATCGATGACCTGAGCCGGCTGCTGCGGGAGGCCCAGCAGCGCTGA
- the SPEF1 gene encoding sperm flagellar protein 1 isoform X1: MMAAAAADGDGAALRALYAWLDSVPLSRPRRNVARDFSDGVLAAEVVKFFLPALVQLHSYGPACSTARKLANWAHLNRYRGRRSPGPAEPAGPHRDRSPAAAPLPCLCAPQQPRPHSNPGPAAPPLPHSNPGPTATPAPLHLPCPASVPRCVPAPLHLLCPTATPAPLHLPCPPSVPHSNPCPTAPLLPHNIPQTHSNPCPTAPAVPHSNPSPTAPPLPHSVPLCPTVSLPHSILCAPQQPWPHSDPWSTASLCPPVSLCAPLCPCPTATPAPQHLPCPTASPCPAAPPCPAVSLCAPLCPCPTASSVPHSNPGPTVTPAPQHPLCPTATPAP; the protein is encoded by the exons AtgatggcggcggcggcggccgacGGCGACGGGGCCGCGCTGCGGGCCCTGTACGCGTGGCTGGACTCGGTGCCGCTGTCCCGGCCGCGCAGGAACGTGGCCCGGGACTTCAGCGACGGCG TGCTGGCCGCCGAGGTGGTCAAGTTCTTCCTGCCCGCGCTGGTGCAGCTGCACAGCTACGGCCCGGCCTGCTCCACCGCGCGGAAGCTCGCCAACTGGGCGCACCTCAACCGGTACCGCGGCCggcgcagccccggccccgcggagCCCGCCGGGCCCCACAGGGACCGCAGCCCCgctgcagctcccctgccctgcctctgTGCCCCACAGCAACCCCGGCCCCACAGCAACCCCGGCCCCGCTGcacctcccctgccccacagcaacCCCGGCCCCACAGCAACCCCTGCCCCGCTGCacctcccctgccctgcctctgTGCCCCGCTGTGtccctgccccactgcacctgctgtgccccacagcaaCCCCTGCCCCGCTGCAcctcccctgccctccctctgtgccccacagcaacccctgccccactgcaccTCTCCTGCCCCACAACATCCCCCAGACCCACAGCAAcccctgccccactgcacctgctgtgccccacagcaaccccagccccacagcacctcccctgccccacagtGTCCCTCTGTGCCCCACTgtgtccctgccccacagcatcctctgtGCCCCACAGCAACCCTGGCCCCACAGTGACCCCTGGtccacagcatccctctgcCCTCCCGTGTCCCTCTGTGCCCCACTgtgtccctgccccacagcaaccccagccccacagcacctcccctgccccacagcatccccctgtcctgcagcacccccctGCCCCGCAGTGTCCCTCTGTGCCCCACTgtgtccctgccccacagcatcctctgtGCCCCACAGCAACCCCGGCCCCACAGTgacccctgccccacagcatcctctgtGCCCCACAGCAACCCCGGCCCCATAG